Proteins from one Salvelinus namaycush isolate Seneca chromosome 34, SaNama_1.0, whole genome shotgun sequence genomic window:
- the LOC120028463 gene encoding ATP-sensitive inward rectifier potassium channel 1-like — protein MVFGIQKLIQDHLVERRIRRTRLVTKDGRCNIEFGNVKYGNHFAFLVDFWTTFVEFRWRFVLFFFITSFTLSWLIFSLLWFWIAWNNGDLKWQNPSNDHTPCVWNVVGLTTAFLFSLETQTTIGYGVRAITPHCPVAVALIIIQTLIGALIHCFICGVIVSKISLPKKRAKTIAFSEMAVICPKKDFLCLIIRVANLRKTLMIGSQIYGKLLRTTVKPDGETIIMDQVNIEFMMDAGKDNLFFVCPLTLYHVIDKASPFFDMAEDTFHKQEFELVVFLDGTAETTSSACQVRTSFIPQEIMWGYNFLPIISRSKEGKYRVDFSNFSKVEAVTTAHCAYCFHNIVGHHLPSINGIDNGGFGVIGILE, from the coding sequence ATGGTTTTTGGTATCCAGAAGCTCATCCAGGACCACCTGGTGGAGCGAAGAATCCGCAGAACTCGGCTGGTGACCAAAGATGGCCGCTGCAACATTGAATTTGGCAACGTGAAATACGGCAACCACTTTGCTTTCCTCGTGGACTTCTGGACGACCTTCGTGGAGTTCCGCTGGCGCTttgtcctcttcttcttcatcaccTCCTTCACCCTGAGCTGGTTAATCTTCAGCCTGCTGTGGTTCTGGATTGCCTGGAACAACGGGGATCTGAAGTGGCAGAACCCCTCAAACGACCACACCCCCTGTGTGTGGAACGTCGTCGGTCTCACTAcagccttcctcttctccctaGAGACCCAGACCACCATCGGGTATGGTGTACGCGCCATTACCCCTCACTGTCCTGTTGCTGTAGCCCTCATCATTATCCAGACTCTCATAGGGGCCCTCATACACTGCTTCATATGTGGAGTCATTGTCTCCAAGATATCCCTCCCTAAGAAAAGGGCCAAGACCATCGCATTCAGTGAGATGGCTGTCATCTGTCCTAAGAAGGACTTCCTTTGCCTCATAATAAGAGTGGCCAACTTACGCAAGACCCTGATGATCGGGAGCCAAATCTACGGCAAGCTGTTGAGGACAACCGTCAAACCCGATGGGGAGACAATCATCATGGACCAGGTGAACATTGAGTTCATGATGGACGCTGGGAAGGACAACCTCTTCTTTGTGTGCCCTCTCACACTCTACCATGTGATTGACAAGGCTAGCCCTTTCTTTGACATGGCAGAGGACACCTTCCATAAACAGGAGTTTGAGCTGGTGGTCTTTCTGGACGGCACAGCCGAGACCACCAGCTCAGCCTGCCAGGTCAGGACTTCCTTCATCCCTCAGGAGATCATGTGGGGTTACAACTTCCTGCCCATCATCTCCCGCAGCAAAGAGGGCAAGTACAGAGTGGACTTCTCCAACTTCTCCAAGGTTGAGGCGGTGACCACTGCACACTGTGCCTACTGCTTCCACAACATAGTAGGACACCACCTCCCCTCCATTAATGGAATTGACAACGGTGGATTTGGAGTGATTGGTATCCTAGAATAA